In one Juglans regia cultivar Chandler chromosome 11, Walnut 2.0, whole genome shotgun sequence genomic region, the following are encoded:
- the LOC108991336 gene encoding jacalin-related lectin 3 isoform X2 has translation MNFGEASAKRPISVGPWGGQQGLAWDDGFYSTVRQLVITHGAGIDCIQIEYDERGTSIWSGRHGGNGGDRTNKIKLDYPDEFLTSIHGHYGGLNDWGPVFIRSLTLESNKKTYGPFGIETGTYFSFAMTGGKIVGFHGKSNWYLDAIGAYLRPIENQYTSKALAYSQKPLTNGTEKVGYSVIQTTEDESIGVYPIAVRPKDEFGNPLKKQVSDLEKSGVGTMEKMPGFEKLVPSKVDSNGVVTYGPWGGTGGTMFDDRMYTGIKRINLSRNMVGIVWIRVLYDRDGDAIWGSKHGGNGGYRNEKLVFDYPSEILTHIVGFYGPVMYMGPNVIKSLTFYTNKRKYGPYGEEQGASFTTKLKEGKIVGIHGREGLFIDALGVHVIEGKVMPSNPSPSNAITSSNEPPIAEIAGGVIKEPAPCGPGPWGGDGGRPWDDGVFSGIKQIYLTRSSEAICSIQIEYDRNGQSIWSIKHGGNGGTSTHRLQLEYPHEVLTCVSGYYGCIGRDERPKVVRSLTLYTSRGRYGPYGEEVGTYFTSTTTEGKVVGFHGRSSSYLDAIGVHMQHWLGSQKPTGKSSLFKLIDSLF, from the exons ATG AATTTTGGGGAAGCTTCAGCTAAGAGACCCATATCAGTTGGGCCTTGGGGAGGTCAGCAAGGGCTGGCTTGGGACGATGGATTTTACTCAACAGTGAGGCAACTGGTGATAACACACGGAGCGGGCATCGACTGCATCCAGATTGAATACGATGAGAGAGGAACCTCAATTTGGTCAGGAAGGCATGGTGGAAATGGAGGCGACAGAACAAACAAG ATCAAGCTTGATTACCCGGACGAGTTCCTAACTTCAATACATGGACACTATGGTGGCTTAAACGACTGGGGACCGGTCTTTATTCGATCGCTTACTTTGGAGAGCAACAAGAAAACATATGGACCATTTGGTATCGAAACAGGAACATACTTCTCATTCGCAATGACTGGGGGCAAGATTGTTGGGTTCCATGGAAAGAGTAATTGGTATCTTGATGCGATCGGAGCTTATTTGAGACCGATTGAAAACCAATACACCTCCAAAGCTTTGGCTTATTCGCAAAAGCCTCTTACTAATGGGACTGAGAAGGTTGGCTACTCTGTAATACAAACGACTGAAGATGAAAGCATTGGTGTATATCCTATTGCAGTAAGACCAAAGGATGAATTCGGCAACCCTCTAAAGAAACAAGTCAGTGATCTAGAAAAGAGTGGTGTTGGAACCATGGAAAAG ATGCctggttttgagaaattagtgCCATCCAAAGTTGATAGCAATGGCGTGGTGACCTATGGGCCGTGGGGCGGTACTGGTGGGACTATGTTTGACGATAGAATGTATACGGGCATTAAACGAATTAATTTGTCCCGCAATATGGTTGGAATTGTATGGATCAGAGTTTTGTATGATCGGGATGGGGATGCCATTTGGGGAAGCAAACATGGAGGCAACGGAGGGTATAGAAATGAAAAG TTAGTCTTCGATTATCCATCAGAAATCTTGACGCATATAGTTGGCTTCTATGGTCCAGTGATGTACATGGGGCCTAATGTTATAAAGTCGCTCACTTTCTATACAAATAAGAGAAAGTATGGGCCATATGGAGAAGAACAAGGAGCAAGTTTCACCACCAAACTGAAGGAGGGAAAGATTGTCGGAATCCATGGAAGAGAGGGTTTATTCATAGATGCACTGGGTGTACATGTTATAGAAGGGAAAGTAATGCCTTCGAATCCTTCTCCTTCCAATGCAATCACGTCTTCTAACGAACCCCCCATTGCAGAG ATTGCTGGTGGTGTGATAAAAGAACCAGCTCCATGTGGACCAGGTCCATGGGGTGGGGATGGAGGAAGACCATGGGATGATGGAGTTTTTTCTGGGATTAAGCAGATATATTTGACAAGATCATCAGAAGCCATTTGCTCGATTCAAATTGAGTATGACAGAAATGGACAATCTATTTGGTCCATTAAGCATGGGGGTAACGGAGGAACCTCCACACATAGG CTGCAATTGGAGTACCCGCATGAAGTGCTGACTTGCGTATCAGGGTATTATGGTTGCATCGGTAGAGACGAGAGGCCTAAAGTGGTAAGGTCACTAACGTTGTACACGAGTCGAGGTAGGTACGGTCCGTATGGGGAGGAAGTAGGGACATATTTCACGTCAACCACGACAGAAGGCAAGGTGGTCGGTTTCCATGGGAGGAGTAGCTCCTACTTGGATGCCATTGGAGTCCATATGCAACACTGGCTCGGAAGTCAGAAACCTACAGGAAAGTCTTCTCTTTTCAAGTTGATCGATTCTTTGTTCTGa
- the LOC108991341 gene encoding thioredoxin H-type-like: MAEEGQVISCHTVDAWKLHMQNGNESKKLVVVYFTASWCGPCRTIAPILAEIAKKMPEVTFLKVDVDELTTVAEEYEVQAMPTFVFLKEGKVVDTVVGAKKDELQLTIAKHATATAAA, translated from the exons ATGGCGGAAGAGGGCCAAGTGATTAGCTGCCACACCGTTGATGCTTGGAAATTGCACATGCAGAATGGAAACGAGTCCAAGAAACTG GTGGTGGTGTATTTCACGGCTTCATGGTGCGGGCCATGCCGTACCATTGCCCCAATTCTAGCAGAGATTGCAAAGAAGATGCCTGAGGTCACATTCCTGAAGGTTGATGTGGATGAACTAACG ACTGTAGCTGAGGAGTATGAAGTGCAGGCGATGCCGACCTTTGTGTTCCTTAAAGAAGGCAAAGTGGTGGACACGGTTGTGGGTGCAAAGAAAGACGAGTTGCAGCTGACCATAGCAAAGCATGCCACAGCCACTGCTGCTGCTTGA
- the LOC108991339 gene encoding lon protease 2-like: MALLQLIPSSSSSLSTKPTLNPNNIPSPLNPNSLLFSRRTNSLRRHRSNSLRCSASSFSEKHHSNPPKSNDVVELPLFPLPLVLFPGAILPLQIFEFRYRMMMHTLLQTDLRFGVIYSDAVSGTSDVGCVGEVVKHERLVDDRFFLICKGQERFRVTNLVRTKPYLVAEVTWLEDRPSGDGEEDLEALANEVEAHMKDVIRLSNRLGGKPEKEAQDLRRNLFPTPFSFFVGSTFEGAPREQQALLELEDTAARLKREKETLRNTLNYLTAASAVKDVFPSS, translated from the coding sequence ATGGCTCTTCTTCAGCTCATTCCTTCCTCCTCTTCGTCTCTCTCTACCAAACCCACTTTAAACCCTAATAACATTCCCTCTCCCTTAAACCCAAactctttgttattttcaaggAGAACTAATTCCCTCCGCAGACACCGAAGCAACTCTCTCCGGTGTTCCGCCTCCTCTTTCTCCGAGAAGCACCATTCGAATCCTCCCAAGTCCAACGACGTCGTAGAGCTCCCCCTCTTCCCCCTACCGCTCGTGTTGTTTCCTGGCGCGATTCTCCCCCTACAGATCTTCGAGTTCCGGTATCGGATGATGATGCACACTCTCCTCCAGACCGATCTTCGCTTCGGCGTCATATACTCCGACGCTGTTTCGGGCACCTCCGACGTCGGATGCGTCGGAGAAGTGGTCAAGCACGAGCGCCTCGTTGATGACCGGTTCTTCCTCATCTGCAAAGGACAGGAGCGGTTCAGAGTGACCAACCTCGTCCGCACCAAGCCGTACCTCGTCGCCGAGGTGACGTGGCTGGAGGACCGGCCGTCCGGAGACGGGGAAGAGGATCTAGAGGCGCTGGCGAACGAGGTCGAGGCGCACATGAAGGACGTGATTAGGCTTTCGAACCGGCTTGGCGGGAAGCCGGAGAAGGAGGCGCAAGACCTTCGGCGGAACCTGTTTCCGACCCCGTTTTCGTTCTTCGTCGGGAGCACCTTCGAGGGCGCCCCAAGGGAGCAGCAGGCCTTGCTTGAGTTGGAGGACACCGCGGCGAGGTTGAAGAGGGAGAAGGAGACATTGAGGAACACGCTCAATTACTTGACGGCGGCTTCTGCGGTTAAGGATGTATTTCCTTCTTCGTAA
- the LOC108991336 gene encoding jacalin-related lectin 3 isoform X1, producing MNFGEASAKRPISVGPWGGQQGLAWDDGFYSTVRQLVITHGAGIDCIQIEYDERGTSIWSGRHGGNGGDRTNKIKLDYPDEFLTSIHGHYGGLNDWGPVFIRSLTLESNKKTYGPFGIETGTYFSFAMTGGKIVGFHGKSNWYLDAIGAYLRPIENQYTSKALAYSQKPLTNGTEKVGYSVIQTTEDESIGVYPIAVRPKDEFGNPLKKQVSDLEKSGVGTMEKLHSFQMPGFEKLVPSKVDSNGVVTYGPWGGTGGTMFDDRMYTGIKRINLSRNMVGIVWIRVLYDRDGDAIWGSKHGGNGGYRNEKLVFDYPSEILTHIVGFYGPVMYMGPNVIKSLTFYTNKRKYGPYGEEQGASFTTKLKEGKIVGIHGREGLFIDALGVHVIEGKVMPSNPSPSNAITSSNEPPIAEIAGGVIKEPAPCGPGPWGGDGGRPWDDGVFSGIKQIYLTRSSEAICSIQIEYDRNGQSIWSIKHGGNGGTSTHRLQLEYPHEVLTCVSGYYGCIGRDERPKVVRSLTLYTSRGRYGPYGEEVGTYFTSTTTEGKVVGFHGRSSSYLDAIGVHMQHWLGSQKPTGKSSLFKLIDSLF from the exons ATG AATTTTGGGGAAGCTTCAGCTAAGAGACCCATATCAGTTGGGCCTTGGGGAGGTCAGCAAGGGCTGGCTTGGGACGATGGATTTTACTCAACAGTGAGGCAACTGGTGATAACACACGGAGCGGGCATCGACTGCATCCAGATTGAATACGATGAGAGAGGAACCTCAATTTGGTCAGGAAGGCATGGTGGAAATGGAGGCGACAGAACAAACAAG ATCAAGCTTGATTACCCGGACGAGTTCCTAACTTCAATACATGGACACTATGGTGGCTTAAACGACTGGGGACCGGTCTTTATTCGATCGCTTACTTTGGAGAGCAACAAGAAAACATATGGACCATTTGGTATCGAAACAGGAACATACTTCTCATTCGCAATGACTGGGGGCAAGATTGTTGGGTTCCATGGAAAGAGTAATTGGTATCTTGATGCGATCGGAGCTTATTTGAGACCGATTGAAAACCAATACACCTCCAAAGCTTTGGCTTATTCGCAAAAGCCTCTTACTAATGGGACTGAGAAGGTTGGCTACTCTGTAATACAAACGACTGAAGATGAAAGCATTGGTGTATATCCTATTGCAGTAAGACCAAAGGATGAATTCGGCAACCCTCTAAAGAAACAAGTCAGTGATCTAGAAAAGAGTGGTGTTGGAACCATGGAAAAG CTTCATTCATTTCAGATGCctggttttgagaaattagtgCCATCCAAAGTTGATAGCAATGGCGTGGTGACCTATGGGCCGTGGGGCGGTACTGGTGGGACTATGTTTGACGATAGAATGTATACGGGCATTAAACGAATTAATTTGTCCCGCAATATGGTTGGAATTGTATGGATCAGAGTTTTGTATGATCGGGATGGGGATGCCATTTGGGGAAGCAAACATGGAGGCAACGGAGGGTATAGAAATGAAAAG TTAGTCTTCGATTATCCATCAGAAATCTTGACGCATATAGTTGGCTTCTATGGTCCAGTGATGTACATGGGGCCTAATGTTATAAAGTCGCTCACTTTCTATACAAATAAGAGAAAGTATGGGCCATATGGAGAAGAACAAGGAGCAAGTTTCACCACCAAACTGAAGGAGGGAAAGATTGTCGGAATCCATGGAAGAGAGGGTTTATTCATAGATGCACTGGGTGTACATGTTATAGAAGGGAAAGTAATGCCTTCGAATCCTTCTCCTTCCAATGCAATCACGTCTTCTAACGAACCCCCCATTGCAGAG ATTGCTGGTGGTGTGATAAAAGAACCAGCTCCATGTGGACCAGGTCCATGGGGTGGGGATGGAGGAAGACCATGGGATGATGGAGTTTTTTCTGGGATTAAGCAGATATATTTGACAAGATCATCAGAAGCCATTTGCTCGATTCAAATTGAGTATGACAGAAATGGACAATCTATTTGGTCCATTAAGCATGGGGGTAACGGAGGAACCTCCACACATAGG CTGCAATTGGAGTACCCGCATGAAGTGCTGACTTGCGTATCAGGGTATTATGGTTGCATCGGTAGAGACGAGAGGCCTAAAGTGGTAAGGTCACTAACGTTGTACACGAGTCGAGGTAGGTACGGTCCGTATGGGGAGGAAGTAGGGACATATTTCACGTCAACCACGACAGAAGGCAAGGTGGTCGGTTTCCATGGGAGGAGTAGCTCCTACTTGGATGCCATTGGAGTCCATATGCAACACTGGCTCGGAAGTCAGAAACCTACAGGAAAGTCTTCTCTTTTCAAGTTGATCGATTCTTTGTTCTGa
- the LOC108991335 gene encoding beta-galactosidase 5-like, whose amino-acid sequence METLSVSISKLLVLLFTTLVVGSELIQCSVTYDKKAIIINGQRRILISGSIHYPRSTPEMWEDLIMKAKDGGLDVIDTYVFWNGHEPSPGNYNFEGRYDLVRFIKTVQKVGLYAHLRIGPYICAEWNFGGFPVWLKYVPGISFRTDNEPFKMAMEGFTQKIVQMMKNERLFASQGGPIILSQIENEYGPESRAFGGAGHAYINWAAKMAVGLNTGVPWVMCKEDDAPDPMINACNGFYCDAFSPNKPYKPTLWTEAWSGWFTEFGGTFHQRPVQDLAFAVARFIQKGGSYVNYYMYHGGTNFGRTAGGPFITTSYDYDAPIDEYGLIRQPKHGHLKELHKAIKLCEHALVFSDPVVTSLGTYQQAHVFSSGRRRCAAFLANYHSNSAARVTFNNMHYNLPPWSISILPDCRNVVFNTARVGVQTSQMQMLPVDSQLFSWEAYDEDILSVEDHSTMTAVGLLEQINVTRDASDYLWYITSVNIHPSESFLRGQKPTLSVQSTGHAVHIFINGQYSGSAFGTREQRQFTFTGPVNMHAGRNRIALLSIAVGLPNIGLHYEMWQTGILGPVFLYGLDEGKKDLSLQKWSYQVGLKGEAMNLVSPDRVSSIDWIRGSLAIQSQRPLKWYKAYFNAPKGYEPLALDMRSMGKGQVWINGQSIGRYWMAYAKGDCGTCSYTGTFRPTKCQLGCGQPTQRWYHVPRSWLKPTRNLLIVFEELGGDASKISLVRRSVTSVCADSYEHHPTIDNYSVEGHGESNMMHQAKVHLQCATGQSISTIKFASFGTPSGTCGSFQKGTCHAPNSLEVLEKKCIGQESCMVTISDTNFGADPCPNVLKRLSVEANCSSVSTTTEINSRR is encoded by the exons aTGGAAACTCTCTCAGTTTCCATTTCCAAGCTTCTAGTGTTGCTCTTCACGACCTTGGTTGTTGGTTCTGAGCTGATCCAGTGCAGTGTCACCTACGATAAGAAGGCTATCATCATCAATGGCCAAAGGAGAATCCTCATCTCCGGCTCCATTCACTATCCCAGAAGCACACCTGAA ATGTGGGAGGACCTTATTATGAAGGCCAAAGATGGAGGCTTGGATGTCATAGACACATATGTGTTTTGGAATGGTCATGAACCTTCACCTGGCAAT TATAATTTTGAAGGGAGGTACGATTTGGTACGGTTCATTAAGACAGTTCAGAAAGTAGGACTCTATGCTCATCTCCGCATTGGACCGTATATCTGTGCAGAGTGGAACTTTGG TGGATTCCCTGTTTGGCTGAAGTATGTTCCTGGAATCAGCTTCAGAACAGATAATGAGCCTTTCAAG aTGGCAATGGAAGGCTTCACCCAGAAGATTGTCCAGATGATGAAGAACGAGAGGCTATTTGCATCACAAGGAGGCCCCATCATCCTTTCTCAG ATTGAAAATGAGTATGGGCCGGAGAGTAGGGCTTTCGGAGGTGCCGGGCATGCGTACATAAATTGGGCGGCCAAAATGGCTGTTGGATTGAATACGGGAGTCCCATGGGTGATGTGCAAGGAAGACGATGCTCCAGACCCCATG ATAAACGCATGTAATGGTTTTTACTGTGATGCTTTCTCTCCCAACAAACCCTACAAGCCTACCTTGTGGACCGAGGCTTGGAGTGGCTG GTTCACAGAGTTCGGAGGCACATTTCACCAGAGACCAGTTCAAGATTTGGCATTTGCAGTTGCTCGTTTCATACAAAAGGGTGGCTCATATGTTAACTACTACATG TATCATGGAGGAACCAACTTCGGACGCACTGCTGGTGGCCCATTCATTACAACAAGTTATGACTATGATGCTCCAATTGATGAATATG GTTTGATCAGGCAACCTAAACATGGTCATCTGAAGGAACTTCATAAAGCTATTAAGCTATGTGAACATGCTTTAGTTTTTTCAGATCCTGTTGTTACTTCATTAGGAACCTATCAGCAG GCACATGTATTCTCTTCAGGGCGAAGACGGTGTGCTGCTTTTCTTGCAAACTATCATTCAAATTCTGCTGCTAGGGTGACATTCAATAACATGCACTACAATTTGCCTCCTTGGTCAATTAGCATCCTTCCAGACTGCAGAAATGTGGTATTTAATACTGCAAGG GTTGGAGTTCAAACTTCACAGATGCAAATGTTGCCGGTTGATTCCCAATTGTTCTCGTGGGAGGCTTATGATGAAGATATTTTGTCTGTAGAAGACCATTCAACAATGACAGCTGTTGGACTGTTGGAGCAAATAAATGTTACCAGAGATGCTAGTGACTATCTATGGTACATAACCAG tGTTAACATTCATCCATCGGAATCATTTCTGCGAGGACAAAAGCCCACTCTTAGTGTGCAATCAACTGGCCATGCCGTTCATATCTTCATCAATGGGCAATATTCAG GATCAGCCTTTGGGACCAGGGAACAGAGGCAATTCACATTTACTGGACCAGTCAACATGCATGCAGGAAGAAATAGAATTGCTCTACTCAGCATAGCTGTGGGATTACCG AACATTGGGTTGCATTATGAAATGTGGCAAACAGGAATCCTTGGTCCAGTTTTTCTTTATGGTCTtgatgaaggaaaaaaagactTGTCGTTGCAAAAATGGTCCTATCAG GTTGGTCTGAAAGGAGAGGCAATGAATTTGGTCTCTCCTGATAGAGTCTCATCTATTGATTGGATCCGTGGATCACTAGCTATCCAAAGCCAGCGTCCGTTGAAGTGGTATAAG GCTTATTTCAATGCACCTAAAGGATATGAGCCATTGGCTTTAGACATGAGGAGTATGGGGAAGGGCCAAGTGTGGATCAATGGACAGAGTATAGGAAGATATTGGATGGCCTATGCAAAGGGTGATTGCGGTACTTGCAGCTACACTGGGACATTCAGGCCCACAAAGTGCCAACTTGGTTGTGGGCAACCAACTCAAAGATG GTACCATGTTCCAAGGTCCTGGTTAAAGCCAACCAGAAATTTGTTGATAGTTTTTGAGGAACTTGGCGGGGATGCATCAAAGATTTCTCTTGTGCGGAGATCAGTGACAAGTGTTTGTGCTGATTCATATGAGCACCACCCAACGATTGATAACTATAGTGTTGAGGGCCATGGTGAATCAAATATGATGCATCAGGCCAAGGTTCACTTGCAGTGTGCAACAGGGCAGTCCATATCAACTATTAAGTTTGCAAGCTTTGGCACTCCTTCTGGAACTTGTGGAAGTTTCCAAAAGGGAACTTGTCATGCACCAAACTCTCTTGAAGTTTTAGAGAAG AAATGCATAGGGCAGGAGAGTTGCATGGTTACCATATCCGATACTAACTTTGGGGCAGATCCATGCCCCAATGTGTTGAAGCGATTATCAGTCGAAGCTAATTGTTCTTCAGTGAGTACAACCACTGAAATCAATTCAAGGAGATGA